The Palleronia sp. THAF1 genome contains the following window.
CCGTCACATCGGATCGAACCTGCGTGCGCCCTTCGTGCTGACCCAAGCCTTTGCCGCGCAGGCTCCGAAGGCAGCGAACGATGGTGAGCCGCTGGCGACAGGGCTGGTCATCAACATGGTCGATCAGCGCGTCCTGAAGCCAACGCCGGAGTTCATGACCTACACCATCGCCAAGATGGCACTGTGGGCCTTCACCAAGACGGCGGCGCAGGCGCTGGCCCCCGCGATCCGGGTGAACGCCATCGGCCCCGGCCCGACGATGCAGGGTGCGCGCCAATCGGCCGAGCACTTCGCGAACCAACGCGCCGCGACGATTTTGAAGCGCGGAGCCAGCCCGGATGAGATCTGCGCGGCGTTGGATTACTTCCTGAATGCGCCGGGTGTGACCGGCCAACTTCTATGCGTGGACGGCGGTCAGCACCTGGCTTGGGAAACACCTGACATTCTGGGTGTCGAGTAGACCTGACAGATCGGGTTTTGCACTGGAAGCGTGATGTCATGGCGACACGGTCAGAGCCTGTGGCGTCGCAGAGGGGGTGACTAAAGATTCCCTACAAAACAACGACTTAAAATAATGCTTAAAAAGTGATCAATTCGATCAGGGTGTCGGAATCAATGAGGAATTCGCGAAATCCCATGATTTATACACAGCTTGATCCACAGTTTCGGTGGACGTCTTTCCCCTTGAGCCAAGCCTGCATATTTTGCAGCCATCCAACCGGAATCATGGACCCGAAATGACCGACGCGCCACCGACAGGCTATGCCTGCATCCAAGCCTATCTGAAGACGCTCGACGGCTCTCCCGGCGTCTATCGGATGCTGGATGAGAAGCAGGCCGTTCTGTACGTCGGCAAGGCGCGCAATCTGAAGGCGCGGGTGTCCAGCTATTCGCGCCCCTCGCCGCAGCACAGTCCCCGGATCGCGCGGATGATCTCTGAAACGCGGTCGATGATGTTCCTGACCACGAAGACAGAGACAGAGGCGCTGCTGCTCGAGCAGAACCTGATCAAGCAGCTCAAGCCGCGCTACAACGTGCTGCTGCGCGACGATAAATCTTTCCCGAACATCCTTGTGACCGGCGATCACGCCTATCCGATGATCCGCAAGCATCGCGGGGCGAAGACGACGAAGGGCAGCTACTACGGTCCCTTTGCAAGTGCGGGGGCCGTGAACCGGACGCTGAACCAGTTGCAGAAGGTCTTTCTGCTGCGCAACTGCACCGACGCGGTGTTCGATGGGCGCACGCGGCCCTGTCTGCTGTATCAGATCAAACGATGCTCTGGGCCGTGCGTTGGGCATATCTCTGAAGCCGACTACCGTCAGTCCGTGAAAGACGCAGAGGATTTCTTGCAAGGTCGCACGACCAAGGTGCAATCCACGCTCGCGGCCGAGATGTCTAAGGCCAGCGAAGCGATGGAGTTCGAGCGCGCCGCCGCCCTGCGCGACCGTATTCGGGCGCTGACCCATGTGCAGGGGACGCAGGGAATCAATCCGCAGGGCGTGACGGAAGCCGATGTGATCGCGTTGCATATGGATGGTGGGCAGGCCTGCGTGCAGGTCTTTTTCATCCGGGCGAACCAGAACTGGGGCAATCGCGACTACTATCCTCGCACCGGCTCTGGCGCGGGCGCGGCAGAGGTTCTGGCGGCCTTCATCGGCCAGTTCTACGACAACAAGGAGCCGCCCCGCCAGCTCTTGCTGTCCGACGAGCTTGAGGAGCAGGACCTGATGGAAGACGCGCTGGCCCAGAAAGCGGGGCGGCGCGTGCAGATCCTAGTGCCGCAACGCGGTGAGAAGAAAGACCTTGTGGCCGGTGCCCTGCGCAACGCCCGCGAATCGCTGGCCCGCAAGATGAGCGAGACGGCGACGCAAGGACGGCTGCTTGACGGCTTGGCCGAGGCGTTCGGTCTGGAATCACGTCCCGAGCGGATCGAGGTCTACGACAACTCTCACATCCAGGGCAGCGATGCCGTTGGCGCGATGATCGTAGCGGGCGCGGACGGCTTCTTGAAGTCGCAATACCGCAAGTTCAACATCAAGGGCGACGACCTGACGCCGGGCGACGATTTCGGCATGATGAAAGAGGTTCTGACACGGCGCTTCAAACGTTTGCTGAAAGAAGATCCTGACCGCGAAAAAGGCATGTGGCCCGATCTTTTGTTGATCGATGGCGGCGCGGGACAGGTCAGCGCTGTGCGCTCGATCATGACCGAGATGGGGATCGAAGATATCGAGATGGTCGGCGTCGCGAAGGGCGTGGATCGCGATGCGGGCAAGGAAGAGTTCTACCGCACGGGCCAACGCCCCTTTGCCCTGCGCCACAACGATCCTGTTCTCTATTTTGTGCAGCGAATGCGGGATGAGGCGCACCGCTTTGCTATTGGCACCCACCGCGCCAAGCGCGCCAAGTCCATGAGCAAGAACCCATTGGATGAGATCGCGGGCGTTGGTGCCACCCGCAAACGGGCGCTTCTGGCGCATTTCGGGTCGGCAAAGGCGGTGGGTCGCGCAGGTTTGGAGGATTTGAAAGCCGTTGACGGGATCAACGCCGGGCTCGCGCAGAAGGTGTACGACCACTTCCACGGGCAATGAACGAGCCGCTTTCCGAACGCGATAACACTCCCCTCGCAAGGCGCTCTTTTTGCCGCTGCACCGCGCGGCCCTTTCCCAACACCGCTTCGGGGGCTATCTGACGATCATGCAATGGAATCTTCCCAATATCCTGACCGTTCTGCGCCTTCTGGCCGCGCCCGGTGTCGCCGTCGCCTTCCTGTTCTTCGGGCGTCCGCTCGCGGACTGGTTCGCTCTGATCCTGTTCATCTCGGCTGCCGTGACCGACTGGTTCGACGGCTATCTTGCGCGCAGCTGGAAGCAGGAGAGCAAGTTCGGCGCGATGCTCGACCCCATTGCTGACAAGGCGATGGTCATCATCGCGCTGCTGGTCATCGTCGGCTATTCCTCGATGTCGCCTTGGCTGGTGCTGCCCGCGACCTTCATCGTCTTCCGCGAGGTCTTCGTCAGCGGGTTGCGCGAGTTCTTGGGCCATGAAGCCAAATTGCTGAGCGTCACCAAGCTGGCGAAGTGGAAGACCACCGCCCAGATGGTCGCCATCGCGGTGCTGTTTTCCCAGGATATCTTCTTATGGCATATGCTGGGGCTGACGCAGGGCATGGATGGGCCCACCGTGGACGGCATCATGTCTGGCGCGATCTCGGACGAGGTCGGCATCCTGTGGCTGGCGCAACTGCGCGACATCGCCGGGACAATCGGTCTGACCCTTCTGTGGATCGCCGCCGCGCTGACGCTGATCACCGGCTGGGACTATTTCCGCAAAGCGCTGCCGTTCCTGAGGGACTCGGCATGAGCTTGGATGTCGTCTATTTCGCCTGGGTTCGTGAGCGGATCGGCTTGCCGCGCGAGA
Protein-coding sequences here:
- the pgsA gene encoding CDP-diacylglycerol--glycerol-3-phosphate 3-phosphatidyltransferase — encoded protein: MQWNLPNILTVLRLLAAPGVAVAFLFFGRPLADWFALILFISAAVTDWFDGYLARSWKQESKFGAMLDPIADKAMVIIALLVIVGYSSMSPWLVLPATFIVFREVFVSGLREFLGHEAKLLSVTKLAKWKTTAQMVAIAVLFSQDIFLWHMLGLTQGMDGPTVDGIMSGAISDEVGILWLAQLRDIAGTIGLTLLWIAAALTLITGWDYFRKALPFLRDSA
- a CDS encoding SDR family oxidoreductase — encoded protein: MALHLGACGHDVAVHYNTSSGGADAVVAELRDMGRQAVAVQADLLDEEATAGLVDQAAQALGAPLTVLINNASTFEHDTIANATRDSWDRHIGSNLRAPFVLTQAFAAQAPKAANDGEPLATGLVINMVDQRVLKPTPEFMTYTIAKMALWAFTKTAAQALAPAIRVNAIGPGPTMQGARQSAEHFANQRAATILKRGASPDEICAALDYFLNAPGVTGQLLCVDGGQHLAWETPDILGVE
- the uvrC gene encoding excinuclease ABC subunit UvrC → MTDAPPTGYACIQAYLKTLDGSPGVYRMLDEKQAVLYVGKARNLKARVSSYSRPSPQHSPRIARMISETRSMMFLTTKTETEALLLEQNLIKQLKPRYNVLLRDDKSFPNILVTGDHAYPMIRKHRGAKTTKGSYYGPFASAGAVNRTLNQLQKVFLLRNCTDAVFDGRTRPCLLYQIKRCSGPCVGHISEADYRQSVKDAEDFLQGRTTKVQSTLAAEMSKASEAMEFERAAALRDRIRALTHVQGTQGINPQGVTEADVIALHMDGGQACVQVFFIRANQNWGNRDYYPRTGSGAGAAEVLAAFIGQFYDNKEPPRQLLLSDELEEQDLMEDALAQKAGRRVQILVPQRGEKKDLVAGALRNARESLARKMSETATQGRLLDGLAEAFGLESRPERIEVYDNSHIQGSDAVGAMIVAGADGFLKSQYRKFNIKGDDLTPGDDFGMMKEVLTRRFKRLLKEDPDREKGMWPDLLLIDGGAGQVSAVRSIMTEMGIEDIEMVGVAKGVDRDAGKEEFYRTGQRPFALRHNDPVLYFVQRMRDEAHRFAIGTHRAKRAKSMSKNPLDEIAGVGATRKRALLAHFGSAKAVGRAGLEDLKAVDGINAGLAQKVYDHFHGQ